A window of Pedobacter lusitanus contains these coding sequences:
- a CDS encoding DoxX family protein: MALQGTQHLGLPYWFHVEAGIGSFIGGLILIIPKLPSRLKEWAYVALGITYISALIAHLYVDGVVPMSFMPIVVFAVLLISYLCYHKLLKYANP; this comes from the coding sequence ATGGCACTTCAGGGTACACAGCACCTGGGTTTACCATACTGGTTTCATGTAGAAGCAGGTATTGGCTCTTTCATCGGCGGTCTGATTCTGATCATCCCCAAATTACCATCACGTCTAAAAGAGTGGGCTTATGTAGCATTGGGTATTACCTACATTTCTGCCTTAATTGCCCATCTCTATGTTGATGGAGTTGTTCCGATGTCCTTTATGCCAATTGTAGTTTTTGCTGTACTGCTAATTTCTTATCTGTGTTATCATAAACTCTTAAAATACGCGAATCCTTAA